The segment CATCGTGGTAGAGGGGCCACAACGTCGAGTTGGAAAATCCTTCGTAGTAATCGACGACGTCGTTGCTGCTGAGCGTGACCGGAACCAGATCGAATCCTTCGGCACTGAACCGGTCGAGCTCCTCGTCAGCGGATCCGGACCATCCGACCCACGTTCCGCCGCTTCTTTGCAGTATGGGCGCGAGCGCGCTCACCAGACCGCCGGGTGATGCCCTCCATTCCGCGGGCTTACCCGGACTCGGGGTGTCGATCCTCTCGACCGGCAGGCGGTTGGCCACCACCACAAGGGACCCGTCCGACCGGACCGGCAGCATGGGTCCCACCCTACCCAGTGGCCAATGCGGTTCTGTCCGGTCAGTCGTGACGGGGGCTCTCGACCCGACCGCGAACCTCGCCGAGGCCCAGGGTGCCGCCATCGGATGCGGGGGCGGTCGCCGATATAACGACTTCGTCGCCGTCAACGAGGTAGCTGCGGACGGAACCATCGGGAAGCTGGAAGGGCTGGGCGCCGCCCCAGCTCATTTCGAGGAACGAGCCGTATTGATCACGGGTGGGCCCGCTGACGGTTCCAGAGCCGAAGATGTCACCCGATCGAACCGCCGCGCCGTTGCTCGTCATGTGAGCGAGTTGCTGTGCGGCGGTCCAGTACATGGAGGAAAAAGGAGGCCGGGAAAGCGGGAACCCGTTCACCGCCACTTGCAACGTGATGTCGAACCCCCATGGGTGATCCCGGTCATCCAAGTACGGAAGCGGGGTAGGAACGCGTGCCGGTGGCTCGGTCCTGGCCGCTTCGAGAGCTGCTATCGGGACCACCCAACCCGAGATCGACGTCAGGAAGGACTTCCCGAGGAACGGACCGAGCGGGACGTACTCCCAGGCCTGTATGTCACGGGCAGACCAGTCGTTGAGGATCACGACCCCGAAGACGTGGTCGGCGAAGGATGAAATGGGGACCGGATGGCCCAACCGACTCGGGACTCCCACGATGAAGCCGAGCTCGGCCTCGATGTCCAGGGCGGCGGAAGGCCGGAACAACGGGCCTTCTCCGTTCGCTTGTCGCACCTGCCCCCACGGGCGGATCACTGGGCTACCCGACACGACGATCGTCCCCGCCCTCCCGTGGTAACCCACCGGAAGGTGTTTCCACTGCGGCGACAAAGGCTCGCTTCCAGGACGAAGGATCCGACCGGCGTTGATGGCGTGGTGCTCCGACGAGTAGAAGTCGACGTAGTCTCCGGCGTCGATCGGTAGGTGAAGGGTCACGCCCTCCAGGGGATACAGGTGGGGCTCGACCACGGCACGCAGACGCTCGTCGGTGAACCAACCCGTGATCCCATCGCGAACCGCCTTCCAGACCTGGGGTCCCGCTGACATCAACGGGTTGATGACGGCACCCCCGACGACGTCGGCAAACGGTGCGTTGGTTGCGCGCGCCACCGCCGCGAGGTCGAGCACTTGATCGCCTATCGCCACTCCGACAGCTCGATCCTTAGCTCTCGCCCCGACACTGAACGACCCGTACGGCAAGTTCGCTAGGGGAAAGGGGGAGCCGTCCCGCACGGGCAGCCAGCTCCGGCGTGGGTGCATCCGCGGTCAGCCGGGAAGAGCGGCCTTGAGCTGCGCCGCGATGGCCGGACCGAGGAATGCCGAGTAGGTAGCGGTGATGTGGTTGTCATCACGCCAGATCTCGAGATTGCCGACGATCGTCCCGCAGATCGAGTTCGCGCAGAACCACGGAAGAGTGTTGACGTACGACCCGCCGGCTGATCGGACCACTGCCTGTTCGGCTGACAGTCCGGTCAGATCAACCACCGAGTCCTCCGGCTCGGAACACTGGTTTGCGTAAGCGAGGTGGGCCGACAGGCACTGCGGCACGAGGAACGCCGGCTTGGGGATCGGGCCGATGACGACCACCTTCGAGCCGAGGTGGGTTATGTCCGAGACCATCTGCTCCAAGCCCTTCAGCCATGGCTGCTGGTAAGGCGTGAAACCGTATGTGGACGCGTAATGGCGAGCCACCCCGAGAACGACGATGGCGGGGTGGACCTGGGCTATCCGCTGAAACACCGTTTGACGCCATGATTCGCACTCGGTGAAGTTCCGACCGAGCACGGGGCTAAGAAGAGGTAGTTGGATCGGCGGGCACGTCGCCTTGGTCCAATTGTAGAGCTCCCAACCATTTTGGTTGGCCGCGCCGTCGAGAGCCGGGAACCACATGGCGGCGTGAGAGTCCCCGAACAGAACGACGCTGGTGGCCGACGTTGTGCTCCCGAACGCGCAGCTTCTTACTGCGGCGTCGAGATAGCTGTCCATGCAACCGTCGTAGAACACGGGCGGGTCATCGTGGTGCGCGTGCGCGAGGGTTGGCTGCAGGTTCGACGGAACGTCGGGGCGCCGCAGCGAATCGGTCAGTTGCGCGTTTATCTGCGAGTTGACAGTGTTGACCAGACTCTGGCGCGGATCCACCGTCACCGACGGCGAAGAGAAACGACTCTGCTGAATCACCGCTAACGGTGCTGTTCCGTGACCCGACGGCGTCGGGACGGTGGTCGCAGCGATCAGGCATGCGACCGCACCCCCGGCGCTCAGAGCCCCACCGGTGAGCAGGCTCCTCCTCGACACGGCCGCCAGCCACGCGGACGCCCTTGCCGGGCTTTCCACCAGCAGGAAGGAGAAGACCGCGACCACGCCACTCAGCAGGGCGATGAGGAGGTTCTCGGCGAGGTTGAGCGGATGGCCCACCAGATCCGGGGCGAGAACCAGGAACGGCCAGTGCCACAGGTACCAGGAATACGACACCCGGCCGACGAACCGCATCGGGGGCCTGCCGAGGACCCGCGCCGGGCCGGCTCGAGGGATCGTCCCTGCCGCGATAACGGCAGCGGTTCCCAGCACCGGAGCCAGGGCCGCCGTACCGGGAAACGGCGTGGAACCGCCGATGAACAAGAAAGAGCCGATCACGGTTGCGAGCCCGACCCAGCCGACTGCGTTCGCGATAGCCCTGGGAATCGCCCCGACCGCCGGCGCGGCGAGAGCCAGCAACCCGCCGACCCCCAATTCCCAGGCTCGGGTTGGCAGGGAGAAGAACGCCCAGGGTTGATTCGCGTGGGTCAACCAAACCGACAACGCGCAGGAACCGACGGTGAGGCAGCCGAGGGCTGCTACGGCGGTGACCGAGTCGGGCCGGCGTCGCTCTCCGGCGCGCGTGCGCTGCCAGACCAACGAACCGACGATCAGGAGCAAGGGCCACAGCAGGTAGAACTGCTCCTCGACGCCCAGGGACCAGTAGTGCTGAAAGGGGGAGGGAGGTCCGCCGGCGTTCAGATAGTTGGTCTGCTGGAACGCGAACCGGTAGTTACCGACGTACAACGCGCTGGCGATGCCGTCCTTTGATGCCGCCGGAACCGATAGCGGCGGAAGCAGGAGACGCGATGCGACTGCCGTCGCGATGATCGCAAGGATGGACGCCGGAAGCAGGCGCCTTGCTCTCCGTGCATAGAAGCGCCGGAGGGAGATCCTTCCGTCTCTACGAAGCTCGGCCCACAAGAGCCCCGTGATCAGGTATCCCGACACGACGTAGAAGACGTCGACTCCGGAGAAGCCCCCTCTGAGCAAACCGACGTGGGCGTGGTAGAGGACGACGCCCAGCACTGCGACGGCCCGGAGACCTTCTACGTCGGGGCGGAACCGCTCGCGGGGCCTCCTCGGTGTGGTCGTCTCCCGGTTGCAATGCAGATACGCCTCCAAGCTCGCCGGCAGCGATGGGGCGGGAGAAGCCTCAAACGCTGATCTCCGACGTTACCCGAGGGCCCGTCGGGGACGGCTTCATTCGGTGAGGCGACTCCTCAGCCGATCCAACGCTGGCGCCTTCATCCCGGCCGTGGTCAGCAGGTATACATCGACTCCGCCGTAGGCGACGTCGAGCTCTTCGAGCGCCTTCTCCATCGCCCACCTCGGCGTCGTCAACACTCCGGCCGCAGCTTCTGGGGACATGCCGTACTCGATCAGCCTTTGGAAAGTGGGCTCTTGCTCGGTTCGCCGGCGGTAGCGACCGGTCAGCTCGTAGTCGTCGAGGATGGTCTCGCGCTCGACTCCGAGGGCTTCGAGCAGGAGAGCCGCGACCAGACCGGTCCGGTCTTTGCCGGCGTGGCAGTGAAATACGGCCGGCAAGCGCTGCTCCTCCGTGAGACCCGTGAACAGCTCCCCTATCTGCTCCGCGGCGTGCTTGATCAAGCCGGCGTAGAGCTCGAACAGAAAAATCTCGCCTGCCGCACTCGTCGCGGCGGGCGGCGGTGGCGGGGGGATTTCCTCGGGCGAGCGACCAACGATCGTCAGCGCCCGTGACGGCACCGGGTTCGGGCGCTCGTCGCGCTCGACGTCGCTGCGCAGGTCGTACACGGCTCTCATGCCGAGCTCCTGGTACAGCGCCAGGTCGTCACGGGACATGCCGTGGAGAGCGTCGGCTCGGAAGACCTGTCCCCAGCGGACCGACCTCCCTGTTCCGGTGCTGTAACCCCCCAAGTCACGGAAGTTGGAGATTCCTTCGAAGGCGATCCGCCGGTCCGCGGAGACCACGGCAGCCCCACCATCGTGAGGGGACACCGACACAAATGTTCGACGGCTTGCGGAGCGCTCGAGACGCAGCTCGGTTTGGCTCGCAGGGACAGTGAAGTGGTGTTGGTGGTCGATCCAATTGGGCGTCGGGCCGGTGGCGACATCGACCGCCGCAGGCCCGCCTTGCAGCTCCCACCGGACGAGGAGATCGCCGCCGACCTCAGTTTCGACGTCGACTCGAACCACCGTCGTCCGCACAGAGGGGACACTAGGGCCGAGCTTTGAGGTGGATCCAAAGGCGAGGTAGCCACCAGATGAACAGTCCGCGACTGCGCGGGACATTACCCGTGCGGCGGATCATGTTCGCAAGCGGTTGCAACGGCGGCAAGCTGTGACCGTGACGATCGACATAACCGGGCGACAGTTGGCGCAACAGGAAGTTGACCTTCTCGATGCCTATTGGAGAGCCGCCAACTACCTGTCCGTAGGTCAGATCTACCTACTCGACAATCCCCTTTTGCGGGTTCCGCTCGAGTCACGGCATGTCAAGCCGAGACTTCTCGGCCATTGGGGCACTACACCCGGTATCAATTTCATCTATACACACCTGAACCGGGTGATTCGGAACTGGGACCTCAACATGATTTACGTGATGGGCCCCGGACACGGTGGTCCAGCGGCGGTCGCGAACGCGTACCTCGAGGGCACCTACAGCGAGGTGTACCCGCACATCAGTCGCGACGAGCCCGGCTTGAGGGCTCTGTTCCGCCAGTTCTCGTTTCCTGGCGGGATCCCGTCACACGTGGCTCCTGAGACGCCCGGATCGATTCACGAAGGGGGCGAGCTGGGTTACGCGCTGTCTCACGCTTACGGGGCGGTATTCGACAACCCTGACTTGGTTGTTGCTTGCATCGTCGGCGATGGCGAAGCCGAGACCGGGCCGCTCGCCACAAGTTGGCACAGCAACAAGTTCTTGAATCCAGTCTTCGACGGGGCCGTGCTTCCCATCCTCCACTTGAACGGCTACAAGATCGCCAACCCGACCGTGCTTGCTCGGATTGGCGACGAAGAGTTGACCGAGCTCATAGAGGGTTACGGCTTCGACGTGTCCTGGGTGTCCGGCGACGATCCCGACGTCATGCATCGAGATATGGCCACGACTCTCGATCACGTCATCGCCGAAATCGCCGACATCCAGCGCTCTGCCAGGCAAGGCGGCCGAGCCGGTAGGCCGCGCTGGCCCATGATCATCATGCGCACGCCAAAAGGCTGGACCGGTCCAAAGGAAGTTGACGGGGTACCCGTCGAGGGAACTTGGAGATCGCACCAAGTGCCCCTGGCAGAAGTGCGTACCAATCCGGACCACCTGGCTCAGCTCGAGAGGTGGCTCCGCAGCTACCGACCGGAAGAGCTCTTCGATGACACCGGGAGGCCAGTCCCGAATCTTTCGAGCGCCGCACCAACCGGAGAAAGGCGGATGAGCGCGAACCCCCACTCGAACGGTGGGATGCTTCTCCAAGACCTCGACCTGCCCGACTTTCGTCCTTACGGGGTCGAGGTTTCGAAACCGGCGACCACGTTCTCGGAAGCGACTCGCGTTCTCGGCACCTACCTGCGAGACGTCATACGAGACAACCCCCACTCCTTCCGGCTCTTCGGCCCCGACGAGACCAACTCCAATCGACTCCAGGCGGTCTTCGATGCGACTAACCGCCAGTGGGAGGGATCCATCCTTCCGACCGACGACCACCTCGCAAATGAAGGTCGAGTAATGGAGATCCTGTCCGAGCACCAGTGCCAGGGTTGGCTCGAGGGATACCTCCTCACCGGCAGGCACGGCTTGTTCAATTGCTACGAAGCGTTCATCCACATCATCGATTCGATGTTCAATCAGCACGCCAAGTGGCTGAAGACCACCCGGCACATACCGTGGCGGCGACCCCTTGCGTCGCTCAACTACCTGCTTTCCTCGCACGTGTGGCGCCAGGACCACAACGGGTTCTCGCATCAGGACCCGGGGTTCATCGATCACGTGGTCAACAAGAAGGCCGAGGTCATCCGGGTGTACCTGCCGCCGGATACCAATTGCCTATTGTCTGTCGCCGACCATTGCTTGAGAAGCCGGCAGTACGTGAATGTCATCGTCGCCGGCAAGCAGCCTGCGCTCAACTACCTATCGATGGACGCCGCGATCCTGCATTGCACCCGCGGCATCGGCATATGGGACTGGGCATCGAACGACGGGGGAGACCCCAACGTCGTGATTGCTTGCTGCGGAGACATCCCAACTCTCGAAGCACTCGCCTGCACCGCGATCCTGCGCAAGGAGATCCCCGACCTCCGCATCCGCTTCGTCAACGTCGTGGACCTGATGCGCCTCGAGCCCGAATCAGAGCACCCACACGGGATGACAGATACCGAGTTCGACGCCCTCTTCACGGCGGACCGCCCCGTCGTCTTCGCTTATCACGGTTATCCGTCGCTGATCCACCGGCTCACGTACCGACGAACAAATCACGCCAACCTTCATGTTCGCGGCTACAAAGAGGAAGGGACCACGACCACACCATTCGACATGGTGATGCTCAACGACCTCGACCGCTTCCACCTCGTGATAGACGTGATCGATCGCGTCCCTCGTTTGGGATCGAGCGCCGCCGGGTTGCGCCAGGAAATGGCCGATGCCCGGCTTCGGGCCCGCGCGTACACCCGCTCCGAGGGGGAGGACGCACCGGAGATCCGCGACTGGGTCTGGCCCTTCTGAGGCTCGAGCCATAGTGCGCGTGCTGGTCGTCAACGCCGGCTCATCGAGCTTGAAGCTGTCACTGATGGAGCGGGACCGGGCGCTCAGCGCGGAGTCGATCTCTGCGCCTGAGGAGAGGCTCGACACCCCGCGCCTGGAGCGCTTCATCCGATCGGTAGGGGAGGTCGAAGCGGTCGGGCACAGGATCGTGCATGGCGGGACCGAATTCACCGGACCGACGTTGATCGACGACAGAGTCCGCAACCGACTCGTCGCGCTGACGGATCTTGCCCCGCTGCACCAACCGAAGTCGCTCTTGGCTCTCGACTCGGTAACCGCGATAATCCCCGACCGACCCGCGGTGGCCTGCTTCGACACCGCCTTCCATTCCACCATTCCGGAGTACGCCGCAACCTACGCCTTACCAGCCGAGTGGCGCCGTCGCTGGCCGCTTCGCAGGTTCGGCTTTCACGGACTGTCCCACGCGTATGTATCGCGCCGGGCCGCAGAACTGATCGGGCGGCCAACCGGATCTCTTCGAATCGTGAGCTGCCATCTCGGCGCCGGCGCTTCGGTCGCCGCCATCGACGCAGGACGTTCAGTCGACACCACCATGGGCTTCACCCCGTTGGAAGGTCTGGTCATGGCCACGCGATCGGGAACCGTCGATCCCGGGCTCCTGCTGTGGTTGGAGCAGCATGCCGGAATGACGTCAGCCGAGCTGGCATCGAACCTCGAACACCGGTCGGGTCTGCTCGGTCTTGGAGGTAGCTCCGACCTCAAGTCTCTGCTCGAAGCGGAGCATAGAGGTGATCCCGACGCCTCCCTGGCGGTGGGTGTCTATCTCCACAGGCTGCGGTCTCTGGTCGGCTCGATGGCCGCGGCGATGAACGGCCTGGACGTTCTCGCATTTACGGGAGGCGTCGGCGAGCGTTCAGCTCCGATACGTCAGCGCACCGCCGATGGGCTGGGTTTCCTGGGCGTCGCAGTCAGCCCGAAGATCAACTCAGACCTCCGCTCGGACTCTGACATCAGTAGCGAGGGAGCGCGAGTTCGTACCGTGGTAGTCGAAGCAGGTGAGGACGTCGAAATTGCCGCACAGGTGGAAAGGTTGTTGACGAGCACCGGTCTTGCCTGACCAAAAGGGTCGCGAGTTACCTGTAACTTCGCTGAGAACGGGCGTTATCGACGTGCACCCTTCGGCTTTCGTCGAAAAGCATCGTCATCTTCCAGACTCCGAGGTAGTGTCCAAACCGCAGGGGGGAACAAGCTGCAAGGGCCTCGCGCCTCTACGGCACCCCATAGGAAAGCGTCGGGATACGAACATCGCGACGCCGGAAGCATGCCAGCAAATGAGGAGGGACTGCGTGCCAAACAAAAGATTCCACACCGTCGGCGGTATATCACTGGCGATCACACTGGGCCTAGCTGGCGCGGCGTGCTCATCGTCATCGAACAAGTCGACGACTTCACCGACGACGACCGCATCCAAGTCCGGGGTGCCCACGGGATTGAGTGTGTCGTCGTTCGACAGCTCTTTCTCGGAGATGTCGAAGTTCACCGGGCTGACGGCAGCCGGGAAAGGTCTGGTGGGTGTAATCCTCCCCGACACCACGTCCTCTACGAGATACGTCGATTTCGACGCGCCGTACCTGACCAAAGCCTTCCAGGCGGCCGGCTACACCTCGTCTAACTTCAAGATCGACAACGCGCAAGGCCAGGAAGCAACTGAGCTCGCAGACGCGCAAGCAGACATATCCCTTGGCGCGACCGTGCTCGTGTTCGACCCACTGAACAGTACGGTCGGGGCCCAAGTCGAACAGCTCGCATCGCAGCACGGTGTCAAGCTGATCAGCTACGACCGGGCAACGTTTGCCGGGACCAATACCTATTACGTGAGCTTCGACAACTTCAAGGTCGGCCAGCTCATCGGCAACGGCTTCCAGGACTGCGTCTCGGCGTGGAACGTGTCGAACCCGCAGGTGTTCGAGCTGAGTGGAGGCGAAGACACCGATCCGAACGCGGTCTCGTTCGCCCAGGGCTACAACTCGGTCATCTGGGGCCAGCAGTCCACTCCGTTGTCCGCCGGAGTGAAGAGCAGCAAGGGTTACACGCTGGTCGGCGAGCAAATCACCCCAAACTGGGTCAATGCCACCGGAGCGACCATCTTCCAGCAGCAATTCACCGCGCACCCGAATATCAACGCAACGGTCGAGGCCAACGACGGTCTGGCCAACGCGGTGATCAACGTTCTGAAGAACAAGGGCGTGGGTGCCAAGAAGATTCCGACCACCGGTCAGGACGCGACGCTGCAAGGGATGGAGTGGGTCCTCCAGGGCTACCAGTGCGGGTCTGTTTACAAGCCCATCTACCTTGAAGCCCAGGACGCCGTAGCGCTCGCAACGATCCTCCGGGCCAGCCAGACGCCTCCGTCCGGTCTAGTGAACTCCACGACCAGCCCGCCGGCCAACGTCGCAGGGAGCACCCAGCCGGCATCGCTGCTCACCCCGGTCTGGGTGACAAGTGCGAACATGGCGTCGACCGTCATCAAGGATCAGTTCGTCTCGGCGCAGTCGCTCTGTACCGCGGTTGGAAATGCTGCCTGCAGCGCAGCGGGCATTACCCCGTAAATACCTTTAGAGCCATACTCTGGCAGTAAGGGAAACGTGCACCCGGGCCGGCGCCGTCACCGGCGGCGGCGGTCCGGGATTCGCATCTCCATAGGGCGTACCCTTGTACGGCTAGGAAAGGGACGAGATGGCCGACGGAAACGGGGCGGAGCCCCTTCTGAGGATCAGAGGCCTCCACAAGAGCTTCGGACCCGTACAGGCGCTCGCAGACGTAAACATGGACCTGCCGGCCGGGTCGGTCACCGCCTTGGTCGGCGACAACGGAGCCGGTAAATCGGTGACCATCAAGACCATATCGGGGATATACGAACCTGACCGTGGCCAGTTCTACTGGGAAGGCCGTCCGATTCGGATCCGCAGCGCCCACGACGCCTCGATGTTGGGGATCGAGACCGTGTACCAGGACCTGGCGCTCGCGGACAATCTGGACATCGTGCAGAACATGTTTCTCGGGCGGGAAAGGCTCCGTCACCGTCTCCTCGACGAGGACGACATGGAGCGGGCCGCTGCAGAGACACTCGCCGGACTGAAGGTGACGACGGTCCGGTCCATCCGGCAGCCGGTCGGCTCGTTGTCCGGTGGGCAACGCCAATCGGTCGCGGTGGCCAAGGCGGTGATGTGGAACTCGAAGCTCGTAATAATGGACGAACCCACCGCTGCCCTCGGCGTGACCCAGACAGCCCAGGTGCTCGAGTTGATCCGGCGACTTCGGGATCGCGGGCTGGCGGTGATGGTGGTTTCACACAACCTCAACGACGTGTTCGCGGTCGCTGACCGCATCGTAGTCCTCTACCTTGGACGCACAGTCACCGAGGACAAAGCGTCCGCCTTCGACCGCCAAAGCGTCGTCGAATACATGACCACGGGCGGCGTCGGCATCCGAGCCTCGGCTTCCTCGGTCGCTGCGGGAGGTGCGGATCGTGGCTCAGACTGATCCAGACGTCAACCACGCGCCGACCGAGGTCGACGCCGTCACAGAAGCCGAAAAAGCAGCGCCGTCTCCGGAGGCAACCGCGCCGCTGGTCCCGGCTGAGGTGCTGGCGCAGACGCTCAACGAATACCTCCGCGCTCAATGGCTTCGCCTGAAAGGTGGGGAAAGCGGAATCCTCCCGGTCATCTTCGCCCTGATCGTCATCACCATCGTCTTCCAATCTGTAAGCCCTCACCACGTCTTCCTGTCGGCCGGGAACATCATCAACCTGTTCCAGCAGAGCGCTGTGTTCATGGTGCTCGCAATGGCGGAGATCTTTGCCCTGCTCCTGGGCGAGATCGATCTTTCGCTCGGCTTCCTCGGGCCCGTCGGCGGCGCTATCGCAGTGCAGTTGGTCCAGCCGGTCACGACGGACTGGCCCTGGTGGGCGGCGATCATCATCGCTCTTCTCGCCACTTCCCTCGTCGGTGCTGTCCAGGGTTCGCTCGTCACTCGTCTGCGCCTGCCTTCTTTCATCGTCACTCTCGCGGGACTGCTCATATTCAACGGCGTGTTACTCATCGTCCTCGGGTTCGGGCCGTTCTCCGGCTACCCAAGCCTCAACGGCCGGAGCGCCAATCTCCGCTACCTCTACAACTTGATGTGGGGTCACGTGACGCCCGCGGCAGGGTGGGCGATCATGATCGTGATCGTGGCGCTGTTCGGTCTGCGGGTCTTTCTCCGGGATGAACGCCGGCGCAGAAGTGGGCTCGTCGCGCCGCCCCGGAGCCTCTCGGTGATCAAGATCGCGTTCGTCGCCGCCATCGGCGTGGTTCTGGTGCTGGTATGCAATTTGAACCGGGCGCACATCGGAACTCTGAGAGGGGTCCCGTTCTTCGTGTTCATCGTCCTGGGGATATTGGTGGCCTGGTCGTTCCTGCTCCAACGCACTCGCTACGGCCGCTACATATATGCCATCGGAGGAAACCCCGAAGCAGCGAGGCGCGCCGGAGTCAATGTCGCGATGATTCGCACCTGGGCCTTCGTTCTCTCCGGCTTGACCGCTGGAATCGCGGGAATTCTCTATGCCTCCCAGCTGGGCGGCGAGTCGAACAACGTGAACGGCGGCCAGTTGGTCCTCTACGCCGTGGCAGCGGCAGTCATCGGCGGGACGTCACTCTTCGGTGGACGCGGCAAGGCGTCCCATGGCGTGATCGGCGGACTGGTGATCGGCGGGATCTACAACGGCATGTACCTGCTCGGTCTCGCGGTCCAGTGGGAGTTCATCGTCACCGGAGCGGTGCTTCTCTTCGCAGTGGTCGTCGACGCGGTTTCCCGGCGTAGTTCGACGGCGGGATCTGTCGGCCACGTATAGAGCCCGCCGAACCGCTGCTTATGTGCAGGCGAGCACTGAGGTCAAGCCTCGTCGCAAGGCCAAGTCACGCGGGTCGCCTTCATCTCACGGTTGTGGGACTTCCGACTCTGTTGCGAACCGATCCGATTAGGGCATCTTCAAGGCATGTGGGTCGACGAACGGGGATCGGACGTGTTGGGACCTGCCGAGTGCCACC is part of the Acidimicrobiales bacterium genome and harbors:
- the fahA gene encoding fumarylacetoacetase — encoded protein: MHPRRSWLPVRDGSPFPLANLPYGSFSVGARAKDRAVGVAIGDQVLDLAAVARATNAPFADVVGGAVINPLMSAGPQVWKAVRDGITGWFTDERLRAVVEPHLYPLEGVTLHLPIDAGDYVDFYSSEHHAINAGRILRPGSEPLSPQWKHLPVGYHGRAGTIVVSGSPVIRPWGQVRQANGEGPLFRPSAALDIEAELGFIVGVPSRLGHPVPISSFADHVFGVVILNDWSARDIQAWEYVPLGPFLGKSFLTSISGWVVPIAALEAARTEPPARVPTPLPYLDDRDHPWGFDITLQVAVNGFPLSRPPFSSMYWTAAQQLAHMTSNGAAVRSGDIFGSGTVSGPTRDQYGSFLEMSWGGAQPFQLPDGSVRSYLVDGDEVVISATAPASDGGTLGLGEVRGRVESPRHD
- a CDS encoding acyltransferase family protein: MEAYLHCNRETTTPRRPRERFRPDVEGLRAVAVLGVVLYHAHVGLLRGGFSGVDVFYVVSGYLITGLLWAELRRDGRISLRRFYARRARRLLPASILAIIATAVASRLLLPPLSVPAASKDGIASALYVGNYRFAFQQTNYLNAGGPPSPFQHYWSLGVEEQFYLLWPLLLIVGSLVWQRTRAGERRRPDSVTAVAALGCLTVGSCALSVWLTHANQPWAFFSLPTRAWELGVGGLLALAAPAVGAIPRAIANAVGWVGLATVIGSFLFIGGSTPFPGTAALAPVLGTAAVIAAGTIPRAGPARVLGRPPMRFVGRVSYSWYLWHWPFLVLAPDLVGHPLNLAENLLIALLSGVVAVFSFLLVESPARASAWLAAVSRRSLLTGGALSAGGAVACLIAATTVPTPSGHGTAPLAVIQQSRFSSPSVTVDPRQSLVNTVNSQINAQLTDSLRRPDVPSNLQPTLAHAHHDDPPVFYDGCMDSYLDAAVRSCAFGSTTSATSVVLFGDSHAAMWFPALDGAANQNGWELYNWTKATCPPIQLPLLSPVLGRNFTECESWRQTVFQRIAQVHPAIVVLGVARHYASTYGFTPYQQPWLKGLEQMVSDITHLGSKVVVIGPIPKPAFLVPQCLSAHLAYANQCSEPEDSVVDLTGLSAEQAVVRSAGGSYVNTLPWFCANSICGTIVGNLEIWRDDNHITATYSAFLGPAIAAQLKAALPG
- a CDS encoding tyrosine-protein phosphatase, which codes for MRTTVVRVDVETEVGGDLLVRWELQGGPAAVDVATGPTPNWIDHQHHFTVPASQTELRLERSASRRTFVSVSPHDGGAAVVSADRRIAFEGISNFRDLGGYSTGTGRSVRWGQVFRADALHGMSRDDLALYQELGMRAVYDLRSDVERDERPNPVPSRALTIVGRSPEEIPPPPPPAATSAAGEIFLFELYAGLIKHAAEQIGELFTGLTEEQRLPAVFHCHAGKDRTGLVAALLLEALGVERETILDDYELTGRYRRRTEQEPTFQRLIEYGMSPEAAAGVLTTPRWAMEKALEELDVAYGGVDVYLLTTAGMKAPALDRLRSRLTE
- a CDS encoding phosphoketolase family protein, yielding MTIDITGRQLAQQEVDLLDAYWRAANYLSVGQIYLLDNPLLRVPLESRHVKPRLLGHWGTTPGINFIYTHLNRVIRNWDLNMIYVMGPGHGGPAAVANAYLEGTYSEVYPHISRDEPGLRALFRQFSFPGGIPSHVAPETPGSIHEGGELGYALSHAYGAVFDNPDLVVACIVGDGEAETGPLATSWHSNKFLNPVFDGAVLPILHLNGYKIANPTVLARIGDEELTELIEGYGFDVSWVSGDDPDVMHRDMATTLDHVIAEIADIQRSARQGGRAGRPRWPMIIMRTPKGWTGPKEVDGVPVEGTWRSHQVPLAEVRTNPDHLAQLERWLRSYRPEELFDDTGRPVPNLSSAAPTGERRMSANPHSNGGMLLQDLDLPDFRPYGVEVSKPATTFSEATRVLGTYLRDVIRDNPHSFRLFGPDETNSNRLQAVFDATNRQWEGSILPTDDHLANEGRVMEILSEHQCQGWLEGYLLTGRHGLFNCYEAFIHIIDSMFNQHAKWLKTTRHIPWRRPLASLNYLLSSHVWRQDHNGFSHQDPGFIDHVVNKKAEVIRVYLPPDTNCLLSVADHCLRSRQYVNVIVAGKQPALNYLSMDAAILHCTRGIGIWDWASNDGGDPNVVIACCGDIPTLEALACTAILRKEIPDLRIRFVNVVDLMRLEPESEHPHGMTDTEFDALFTADRPVVFAYHGYPSLIHRLTYRRTNHANLHVRGYKEEGTTTTPFDMVMLNDLDRFHLVIDVIDRVPRLGSSAAGLRQEMADARLRARAYTRSEGEDAPEIRDWVWPF
- a CDS encoding acetate/propionate family kinase produces the protein MRVLVVNAGSSSLKLSLMERDRALSAESISAPEERLDTPRLERFIRSVGEVEAVGHRIVHGGTEFTGPTLIDDRVRNRLVALTDLAPLHQPKSLLALDSVTAIIPDRPAVACFDTAFHSTIPEYAATYALPAEWRRRWPLRRFGFHGLSHAYVSRRAAELIGRPTGSLRIVSCHLGAGASVAAIDAGRSVDTTMGFTPLEGLVMATRSGTVDPGLLLWLEQHAGMTSAELASNLEHRSGLLGLGGSSDLKSLLEAEHRGDPDASLAVGVYLHRLRSLVGSMAAAMNGLDVLAFTGGVGERSAPIRQRTADGLGFLGVAVSPKINSDLRSDSDISSEGARVRTVVVEAGEDVEIAAQVERLLTSTGLA
- a CDS encoding substrate-binding domain-containing protein, coding for MPNKRFHTVGGISLAITLGLAGAACSSSSNKSTTSPTTTASKSGVPTGLSVSSFDSSFSEMSKFTGLTAAGKGLVGVILPDTTSSTRYVDFDAPYLTKAFQAAGYTSSNFKIDNAQGQEATELADAQADISLGATVLVFDPLNSTVGAQVEQLASQHGVKLISYDRATFAGTNTYYVSFDNFKVGQLIGNGFQDCVSAWNVSNPQVFELSGGEDTDPNAVSFAQGYNSVIWGQQSTPLSAGVKSSKGYTLVGEQITPNWVNATGATIFQQQFTAHPNINATVEANDGLANAVINVLKNKGVGAKKIPTTGQDATLQGMEWVLQGYQCGSVYKPIYLEAQDAVALATILRASQTPPSGLVNSTTSPPANVAGSTQPASLLTPVWVTSANMASTVIKDQFVSAQSLCTAVGNAACSAAGITP